A genome region from Bacteroides stercoris ATCC 43183 includes the following:
- a CDS encoding DNA-binding domain-containing protein — MAENIKYQINGQLADNTVTVDNKEDMILVPVSIGSANEARIIAEMKAEDSGLREETIKHVFELEKRVIKRLLMSGYNVNTGLYYASVSFRGVIENSQWNPAKNSIVVNFNVGADLRQAIKNTTVGIIGEKGAAMFVTGVQDAATCAQDASATAGRAFTLTGGKLKIAGTDPSVGITLTDSSGAETKITEDLYVVNAPSRLTFIIPAGLADGTYELKVTTQFSGSGSKLLKTPHSAAKTIYIGKAPEGGGGSSGGEEENPLG; from the coding sequence ATGGCAGAAAATATCAAATATCAGATCAATGGCCAATTGGCCGACAATACCGTTACGGTGGATAACAAGGAAGACATGATTCTTGTCCCCGTCAGCATCGGCAGTGCAAACGAGGCACGTATCATCGCCGAGATGAAAGCCGAGGACTCAGGTCTGCGCGAGGAGACCATCAAGCACGTATTCGAATTGGAGAAACGTGTTATCAAACGCCTGCTCATGAGCGGCTACAACGTGAATACGGGTCTTTACTACGCCAGCGTCAGCTTTCGCGGTGTCATAGAGAACTCGCAATGGAATCCCGCAAAGAACTCTATCGTGGTGAATTTCAATGTAGGAGCGGATTTGCGCCAGGCAATAAAGAATACTACCGTAGGCATCATTGGCGAGAAGGGGGCGGCTATGTTCGTTACAGGCGTACAGGATGCCGCCACCTGTGCACAGGATGCCAGCGCCACCGCAGGACGAGCTTTCACCCTCACAGGCGGTAAACTGAAAATAGCCGGTACGGACCCCTCAGTAGGCATCACTCTGACCGATTCCTCCGGTGCGGAAACAAAAATAACGGAAGACCTCTATGTCGTGAACGCCCCGTCCCGACTGACGTTCATCATCCCCGCAGGCCTTGCCGACGGTACGTATGAACTGAAAGTGACGACGCAATTCTCCGGTTCCGGTTCTAAATTACTGAAAACCCCGCATAGCGCCGCCAAAACCATTTATATCGGCAAAGCGCCCGAAGGCGGAGGCGGTTCGTCCGGCGGTGAAGAAGAAAATCCTCTCGGATAA
- a CDS encoding Hsp70 family protein: protein MARIKIDYGIDLGTTNSAIARMENGESVIKQTKNLMDTLPSCVYFSKNKKGERALRIGMKAKDSVYSDAITALSKNEPPKECGYLEFKREMGSDKKYSNENMPKESYSPEELSAEVLKELKSLINDETVNSVVITVPAMFTAIQKDATMKAARIAGFKQCELLQEPIAACMAYGLSSEKKDGKWLVFDFGGGTFDAALVKVEDGILTVFDTEGDNYLGGKNLDEAVVNKILMPSLKEDYALSSYETTEWKKKALMDALKGPAEELRIALSFADSADYSTYDRNLNLGQDDNGEDIDLEISITKDQLIDAIGEQYQKAVNICKNLLKRNGLTGKDLSSLILVGGPTYSPIIRDMLKEEVTQNVDTSINPMTAVARGAALYASTIDANINEAEIKKEAKADIVFLQVGYESTSVESSEWVSISIDKEKTGNNSPNELSIELQRADGAWRSDRISVDTNGNVIEAFLLEGKPNTFKVKAYNQQGNAVEIFPSEFTIIQGVKVGAAPLPYNIGIAVYNDIKKRGVFLPAKGLEKNKPLPAVGVVPDRKTTQALRPGVSTDVLSIPVYQVSGLEAEGKTAALNTQISNVVVTGDDVEQLIPEDSNVEITLHVDSSEMMTMEVYFPSVDFTVKKELDLSKRESSEDAISWVNKELGSAQRSIEALLSSGISVEELNKELDAVKELASSGNDPMRTQSNLKEVLRKIEELDDSTEWQRVERELREEFDRLEKAQNDLGNDKSAQLVNQIRSQVDNVIRVKDAKLGREILDQISSLFVHLTLVYQCMGLIRDCHNRFGTIRWKDASRARQLINRGLEDINNQPSVDKLHPIACGLIDLMPNEEAANAGGLLK from the coding sequence ATGGCAAGAATCAAAATAGACTATGGCATAGACCTTGGTACGACAAACTCGGCTATAGCCAGAATGGAGAATGGTGAGTCTGTTATCAAACAGACTAAAAACCTTATGGACACATTGCCTTCTTGTGTCTATTTCTCAAAGAACAAGAAGGGGGAACGTGCCTTGCGTATTGGCATGAAAGCAAAAGATTCTGTATATTCAGATGCTATCACGGCTTTGAGCAAGAATGAGCCTCCAAAAGAGTGTGGATATTTGGAGTTTAAGCGTGAAATGGGTTCTGATAAGAAGTATTCCAATGAGAATATGCCCAAGGAAAGCTATTCCCCAGAAGAACTTTCTGCAGAAGTCTTGAAAGAACTGAAAAGCCTTATCAATGATGAAACGGTCAATTCGGTGGTTATTACAGTGCCAGCCATGTTTACCGCAATACAAAAAGATGCCACAATGAAGGCGGCACGTATTGCAGGCTTCAAGCAATGTGAATTGTTACAGGAGCCTATAGCTGCTTGTATGGCATATGGTTTGTCAAGTGAGAAGAAAGATGGCAAATGGTTGGTTTTTGACTTTGGAGGTGGAACTTTTGATGCGGCTTTGGTTAAGGTCGAAGATGGCATTTTGACGGTGTTCGATACAGAAGGTGACAACTACCTTGGTGGCAAGAATCTTGATGAAGCTGTTGTCAACAAAATTCTTATGCCAAGTTTGAAAGAAGATTATGCCCTATCTTCATACGAGACTACGGAATGGAAGAAGAAAGCCTTAATGGATGCTCTTAAAGGTCCAGCCGAGGAACTGAGAATAGCATTGTCATTTGCTGACAGCGCAGATTATTCCACTTATGATCGCAACTTAAACCTGGGACAAGATGACAATGGCGAGGATATTGACCTTGAAATTTCAATTACAAAAGACCAGCTTATTGACGCTATTGGCGAACAGTACCAAAAAGCTGTCAATATTTGTAAGAATCTTTTGAAACGAAATGGACTTACTGGAAAAGACTTGTCTTCCCTCATACTTGTTGGTGGACCAACCTATTCGCCAATAATTCGTGATATGTTGAAAGAAGAAGTTACGCAAAATGTTGATACCAGTATTAACCCAATGACCGCAGTTGCACGTGGTGCTGCTCTTTATGCTTCTACAATAGACGCAAATATTAATGAGGCTGAAATTAAAAAGGAAGCAAAGGCGGATATTGTGTTCCTGCAAGTTGGCTATGAATCAACATCGGTCGAATCATCAGAATGGGTAAGCATCAGCATTGACAAGGAAAAGACAGGGAACAATAGTCCTAACGAGTTATCTATCGAATTGCAACGTGCAGATGGCGCATGGAGAAGTGACCGAATTTCTGTAGATACAAATGGCAATGTTATTGAGGCATTCTTGCTTGAAGGTAAGCCAAACACATTTAAAGTAAAGGCTTACAATCAGCAAGGCAATGCTGTTGAGATTTTCCCTTCTGAATTTACCATTATCCAAGGTGTCAAAGTAGGTGCTGCACCTCTTCCTTATAATATAGGTATAGCAGTTTACAATGACATCAAGAAGCGTGGTGTATTCTTACCAGCCAAAGGGTTAGAAAAGAACAAGCCTCTGCCTGCCGTAGGTGTTGTGCCTGATAGAAAAACAACACAGGCATTGCGCCCAGGAGTTTCTACTGACGTGTTGTCTATACCTGTTTATCAAGTATCAGGCTTAGAAGCCGAAGGAAAAACAGCTGCATTAAATACGCAAATATCTAATGTGGTTGTTACTGGTGATGACGTTGAACAGCTCATCCCAGAAGATTCCAATGTGGAAATCACTCTGCATGTTGATTCCTCAGAAATGATGACAATGGAGGTGTATTTCCCATCTGTAGACTTCACGGTAAAAAAAGAACTTGACTTAAGCAAACGTGAGTCTTCTGAGGATGCTATTTCGTGGGTAAACAAAGAATTGGGTTCTGCTCAAAGAAGTATAGAGGCATTGCTTTCTTCTGGTATCTCTGTCGAAGAGTTGAATAAAGAACTTGATGCCGTAAAAGAATTAGCTTCAAGTGGTAACGACCCTATGCGTACTCAATCTAATTTAAAGGAAGTTCTACGAAAAATTGAGGAGCTTGACGATAGTACAGAATGGCAACGTGTAGAAAGAGAACTTCGAGAAGAATTTGACAGACTGGAGAAAGCACAAAACGACTTAGGTAATGACAAGTCAGCTCAATTGGTCAATCAAATCCGTAGTCAAGTAGATAATGTCATTCGAGTGAAGGATGCTAAACTTGGTCGTGAAATCCTTGATCAAATCAGCAGTTTGTTTGTTCATTTAACTTTGGTATATCAGTGCATGGGACTTATCCGTGATTGCCATAATCGTTTTGGAACAATTCGTTGGAAAGACGCGTCAAGAGCTCGCCAACTTATCAACAGAGGTTTGGAAGATATTAACAATCAGCCGTCTGTTGACAAACTTCACCCAATAGCATGTGGTCTTATTGATCTTATGCCGAATGAAGAAGCAGCTAACGCTGGAGGACTTTTAAAATAG
- a CDS encoding AAA family ATPase: protein MYFKKNDKIGIYTVAFPHKQGSYAETYRVKDTSGKTRFLKLINYSKLNRNQIDDNGRVIEVEIAKLLNHHNLCQFIDSGNMMMNGSQYAWFVTEFVSGETLSQRIIRDDEISVYEIKTIAKAVLSALSFLHSQPIPVIHNEVTTQNVFLNLVGELQDLKLIDFGYARFLNQSPAKPDLDELNPFYLAPERFSGVCSIQTDLYSVGVMMYHLLYGELPWFLDFSRKRGQDVIDSILAERDKELVLTKEDKYELDDQLLNVIAKSLSYDSEDRFQSADEFIKAIDGDVKIERQSTKRKILSQQQSDNTPVSSAIKKKGEGFAAVAGMEELKQQMREEVIEPLHNPEEYHRYGVTIPNGMLLYGPPGCGKTFFAKHFAEEVGFNFMCITPATLKSRYVNATQENIAKMFKEAEENAPTVIFIDEMNELVPNRDDGNVHEMSRSAVNEMLAQMDRTGEKGIFIIGATNYPNMIDPAILRAGRLDKKYYIGVPDIEARIALFRLYLKKRPYDFGLDYHQLADMTQGYVSADIQLIVNDASRNALRQHSKITMELLKVAITNTAPSLSNNELRKYERIRAMMNGEEMKKSDDRPRIGFNV from the coding sequence ATGTACTTCAAAAAGAACGACAAAATTGGCATATACACAGTAGCGTTTCCGCATAAGCAAGGGTCTTATGCGGAAACCTATCGTGTAAAAGATACAAGTGGCAAGACACGCTTCTTGAAACTTATCAATTACTCAAAACTCAATCGTAATCAGATCGATGATAATGGTAGAGTGATAGAGGTTGAAATTGCCAAACTATTGAATCACCATAATCTTTGTCAGTTTATAGACTCTGGCAATATGATGATGAACGGAAGTCAATATGCTTGGTTCGTCACCGAATTTGTAAGCGGAGAAACTTTGTCACAGAGAATTATCCGTGATGATGAAATCAGCGTTTATGAGATAAAAACAATAGCAAAGGCGGTATTGTCAGCATTGTCATTTCTGCATTCACAGCCAATTCCTGTTATCCATAATGAGGTGACGACACAAAACGTATTCCTTAATCTCGTTGGAGAATTACAGGATTTGAAACTTATAGATTTTGGATATGCAAGATTCTTGAACCAGTCACCAGCCAAGCCTGACTTGGATGAATTAAATCCATTCTATCTTGCGCCAGAACGTTTTTCTGGAGTCTGTTCTATTCAGACAGACCTCTATTCTGTTGGAGTGATGATGTACCATCTCCTTTATGGAGAGTTGCCTTGGTTTTTAGATTTTTCAAGAAAGCGTGGGCAAGATGTTATTGATTCCATCTTGGCAGAACGAGACAAAGAACTTGTACTCACAAAAGAGGATAAGTATGAACTTGACGACCAACTGCTGAATGTGATAGCAAAATCTTTAAGCTATGATAGCGAAGATAGATTTCAAAGTGCAGATGAGTTTATAAAGGCTATTGACGGAGATGTAAAGATAGAACGCCAATCTACGAAACGTAAGATTTTATCACAACAGCAATCCGACAATACGCCAGTTTCTTCCGCTATCAAAAAGAAAGGTGAAGGTTTTGCCGCAGTTGCCGGAATGGAAGAGTTGAAACAACAAATGCGTGAAGAAGTTATCGAACCTCTCCACAATCCCGAAGAATACCATCGCTATGGTGTAACTATTCCAAATGGGATGTTGCTGTATGGTCCTCCTGGTTGTGGAAAGACATTTTTTGCAAAACACTTTGCAGAAGAGGTCGGATTCAACTTTATGTGCATCACGCCAGCTACTCTAAAGAGCCGTTATGTTAATGCTACGCAAGAGAATATTGCCAAGATGTTTAAAGAGGCTGAGGAGAACGCACCAACCGTGATTTTCATTGACGAGATGAATGAACTTGTTCCTAATCGAGATGATGGGAACGTGCATGAAATGTCAAGAAGTGCAGTGAATGAGATGTTGGCTCAAATGGATAGAACTGGAGAAAAAGGCATATTCATTATTGGGGCAACCAACTATCCAAATATGATTGACCCTGCGATTTTGCGCGCGGGTCGTTTGGATAAAAAGTATTACATTGGTGTGCCTGACATAGAAGCTCGAATAGCATTGTTCAGGTTGTACTTGAAAAAACGCCCTTACGATTTTGGATTAGACTATCATCAATTAGCTGATATGACCCAAGGTTATGTCTCAGCTGATATACAACTGATAGTCAATGATGCGTCACGAAATGCACTTCGCCAACATAGCAAAATAACAATGGAGCTATTGAAAGTTGCAATTACAAACACTGCTCCTTCACTTAGCAACAATGAATTACGCAAATACGAGCGCATTCGAGCTATGATGAATGGTGAAGAAATGAAGAAGTCCGATGATAGACCTCGTATAGGTTTTAACGTTTAA
- the mobV gene encoding MobV family relaxase codes for MERNIPRAAIHVGTDKKSFSSQVGNEAERRGWDEKRYQLKNADIDKNNHYNYSRKRLNFEIVKGGKIVPLGSQSVPLHERLQHRLDELGFKPYMDAKRPDQVSRNSPNCTVGIIFSGDHDVLNRLAFGEQKLNTSDPNADHSKVVLQKGIYDWALDTYRFACEKWGEENVIGFDVHCDETSIHAHVQTVPVEQVKKRGRIGSKYIHKDNPEKVLSTKEWRALPKEERDNYTKSEAAKGVVERVSYAKVWGERAKDKSQYLSQLHTDYYNKVGHKYGLARGFSYDELSEEEKRGRKHKNKVVLEAERQAKVALDKVEKYAVLATIDKKELTIPFLNIKAPVQEAMNAVKKELAIPIPALIGQKVWREERVNNINAVIKALVVAINSERDKQNEGVRKAVNKTYTYYMQNLNKQIEENKSLRAENDALKTENNKVKQRISQLDEKAVERVATQLVYAKEELASVKSYNTTLMEMYNDLKARWNAIWQEPEMTDAWRRVEARKEKETKEKARQEAEAKRESMARQNRYIGVLDKFIHEGHEALSSFAKTDRVNFNEKESASIYYGIMASAVKHNIGLDSKASIDSAAKSFLSGMSWKGFTDFKQECVTNWTKLFATNEVQFTDNTIDNFLAFVDHMSCSADTYVSLGGSNGCADQLTNWDGTQKVGLGAVLRKKPRGFSL; via the coding sequence ATGGAAAGAAACATACCACGTGCCGCCATCCATGTAGGCACAGACAAGAAATCGTTCTCGTCCCAAGTGGGCAACGAGGCGGAACGCAGAGGTTGGGACGAGAAACGTTACCAACTCAAAAACGCGGACATAGACAAGAACAACCATTATAACTACTCACGCAAGAGACTCAACTTTGAGATAGTCAAGGGTGGAAAGATTGTGCCTCTTGGTTCCCAGTCTGTGCCGTTGCATGAACGCTTGCAGCACAGACTTGATGAACTTGGCTTCAAGCCGTATATGGATGCCAAGCGTCCCGACCAAGTTTCAAGGAACAGTCCGAACTGCACTGTCGGCATCATCTTCAGTGGTGACCATGATGTGCTTAACAGGCTTGCCTTTGGTGAACAGAAACTCAACACGTCAGATCCAAATGCTGACCACAGCAAGGTTGTATTGCAAAAAGGCATCTATGACTGGGCATTGGACACCTACCGTTTTGCATGTGAGAAATGGGGAGAAGAGAATGTCATCGGCTTTGATGTGCATTGTGACGAGACAAGCATCCATGCCCATGTGCAGACCGTGCCTGTTGAACAAGTAAAGAAACGTGGGCGCATCGGAAGCAAGTACATTCACAAGGATAATCCAGAAAAGGTTCTTTCAACAAAGGAATGGAGAGCACTTCCAAAAGAAGAACGTGACAACTACACAAAATCGGAAGCGGCAAAGGGTGTTGTTGAAAGGGTTTCTTATGCCAAAGTGTGGGGAGAGCGTGCAAAGGACAAATCACAATACCTTTCCCAACTGCATACTGACTATTACAACAAGGTAGGGCATAAGTATGGCTTGGCAAGAGGCTTCTCCTATGATGAACTTTCAGAGGAAGAGAAGCGAGGACGCAAGCATAAGAACAAGGTGGTGCTTGAAGCTGAACGTCAGGCGAAAGTCGCTCTTGACAAAGTGGAGAAATATGCAGTACTTGCCACAATCGACAAGAAGGAGTTGACCATTCCTTTTCTCAACATCAAGGCTCCAGTTCAAGAAGCGATGAATGCCGTAAAGAAAGAACTTGCCATCCCTATTCCTGCACTTATAGGACAAAAGGTGTGGCGTGAGGAGCGTGTAAACAACATCAACGCTGTTATCAAAGCTCTTGTCGTAGCCATCAATTCAGAACGTGACAAGCAGAATGAAGGTGTACGCAAGGCTGTCAACAAGACATACACTTACTATATGCAGAATCTCAATAAGCAGATAGAGGAGAACAAGTCGCTTCGTGCCGAGAATGATGCGCTAAAGACTGAAAACAACAAAGTCAAACAACGCATCTCTCAACTTGACGAGAAGGCTGTGGAGCGAGTGGCTACTCAACTTGTCTATGCGAAGGAAGAACTCGCCAGTGTCAAAAGTTATAATACTACACTTATGGAAATGTACAATGATTTGAAGGCTCGCTGGAATGCCATTTGGCAAGAGCCTGAAATGACAGACGCATGGAGACGAGTGGAAGCACGTAAGGAGAAAGAAACAAAAGAAAAGGCTCGGCAAGAAGCCGAAGCCAAACGTGAAAGCATGGCTCGGCAAAATAGATACATAGGAGTGCTTGACAAGTTCATCCATGAGGGACATGAAGCTTTATCATCCTTTGCAAAAACAGACAGAGTCAACTTCAACGAGAAAGAATCGGCTTCCATATACTATGGCATTATGGCATCTGCTGTAAAGCATAATATTGGATTGGACTCTAAAGCCAGTATAGATTCGGCAGCAAAAAGTTTCTTATCTGGTATGTCGTGGAAAGGTTTTACAGACTTCAAGCAAGAATGCGTCACTAATTGGACAAAACTCTTCGCCACGAATGAAGTCCAATTCACAGACAACACCATTGACAACTTTCTCGCTTTTGTTGACCATATGTCATGTAGTGCAGACACATACGTTTCACTTGGCGGTTCTAATGGGTGCGCTGACCAACTTACGAATTGGGACGGAACACAAAAAGTGGGATTGGGTGCGGTTCTAAGAAAAAAGCCAAGAGGCTTCTCACTATAA
- a CDS encoding Abi family protein, whose protein sequence is MPFTKRFESSENLVNLLESRGLLICDRNKAIQYLDNIGYYRLSAYMYPLLKMPKTAHLYKEGSTFEKVMMLYRFDKKLRLLMFNEIEKIEIAIRRAVMQITADMTGNPFWLTDSSYFLDSSKFNETMRAISKEYSKSKEEFILHFKRTYSEPYPPSWILGELLTIGNVNAIYRNIKQNRIRKRIAKRFGLPINVFESWLTVIAVTRNACGHHSRVWNKQNAIQPAIPNNPEGEWITLPTDSMRAYFDLCIIKYFLNVISPNNDMQSKLTWLFIRFPEIDLKALGFPQGWETEPLWR, encoded by the coding sequence ATTCCCTTTACAAAACGGTTTGAATCTTCAGAAAATCTCGTAAATCTGCTTGAATCACGAGGTTTACTTATTTGTGATAGAAACAAAGCCATACAGTACCTTGACAATATTGGTTATTACAGATTGTCTGCTTATATGTATCCTTTATTGAAGATGCCCAAGACAGCACATTTGTACAAGGAAGGTTCTACATTCGAAAAGGTGATGATGCTTTATCGCTTTGACAAGAAACTGAGACTGCTCATGTTCAATGAAATAGAAAAGATTGAAATTGCTATCAGACGTGCGGTGATGCAAATAACAGCAGATATGACTGGCAATCCTTTCTGGCTTACTGACTCTTCTTATTTCTTGGATAGTTCAAAGTTCAATGAAACAATGCGAGCTATATCCAAGGAATATAGCAAATCTAAGGAGGAGTTCATTCTCCATTTCAAACGAACTTACTCAGAACCATACCCACCATCGTGGATTTTAGGAGAGCTGCTTACTATTGGAAATGTCAATGCCATTTATCGCAACATTAAACAAAATCGTATACGCAAACGCATAGCAAAACGTTTTGGTTTACCTATAAATGTGTTTGAGTCATGGCTTACGGTTATTGCTGTTACTCGAAATGCCTGTGGCCATCATTCAAGAGTATGGAACAAACAGAATGCTATTCAGCCAGCAATTCCCAATAATCCAGAAGGAGAATGGATAACACTGCCAACAGATTCCATGCGTGCTTACTTTGATCTTTGCATCATCAAGTACTTTCTTAATGTTATATCCCCCAATAATGATATGCAGTCCAAACTAACATGGTTGTTCATTCGGTTTCCCGAAATTGACTTAAAAGCTCTCGGCTTTCCACAGGGATGGGAAACGGAACCATTATGGAGGTAA
- a CDS encoding TerB family tellurite resistance protein, producing the protein MTKEELYLKTIFCCIACDGDIATEEVDMVKDLCAKDNIFHDVDSEKYLNSWITEINEQGGMFLQSYLKELNSVDLNETEQLLIVSLAIKAIEADNRIEYAEVKFFKKIRSRLTISDEAILAEHPNKEDFLLPDINITEIPQWDDSTHFSQISIPVQSN; encoded by the coding sequence ATGACAAAAGAAGAATTATACTTGAAAACCATTTTCTGTTGCATCGCTTGTGATGGAGATATTGCTACAGAGGAAGTAGATATGGTTAAAGATTTGTGCGCAAAAGACAACATCTTTCACGATGTTGATTCAGAGAAGTACCTCAACTCATGGATTACAGAAATCAATGAGCAAGGTGGAATGTTCTTGCAATCTTATCTTAAAGAACTAAATTCTGTGGATTTGAATGAAACAGAACAGTTACTAATAGTGTCACTTGCCATCAAAGCAATTGAAGCAGACAATCGCATAGAATATGCCGAAGTAAAATTCTTCAAAAAGATACGTTCAAGACTTACGATAAGTGACGAGGCTATATTGGCTGAACATCCTAACAAAGAGGATTTTCTCTTACCTGATATTAACATAACTGAGATTCCTCAATGGGATGATAGTACACATTTTTCGCAAATATCTATTCCTGTCCAAAGCAACTAA
- a CDS encoding isochorismate synthase, whose translation MIDKEISNLKAIDTLIRQEQPFAVYRIPGEDTPRLLTQASGSVRLLYDLKDLDGARGFVIAPFRASESCPIVLIQPEQWGQPLPLGEYAEEELEAFRLRQGRETFSEACTEEYEACFRTFIEALRSKQFDKLVLSRKSVIGQCPGFSPSAVFRAACKHYIHSYIYLCYTPRTGVWMGSTPEIILSGEKNEWSTVALAGTQPLQDGRLPQEWGEKNRQEQDYVVSYIRRQLLSSGIHPTESGPYPAYAGALSHLKTSFRFTLKDNNRLGSLLELLHPTPAVCGLPKEEAYRFILDNEGYDRRYYSGFIGWLDPDGKTDLYVNLRCMHIENGQLSFYAGGGLLASSELNDEWLETEKKLQTMKRLVSMSL comes from the coding sequence ATGATTGACAAAGAAATAAGTAATCTGAAAGCTATTGATACCTTGATCCGGCAGGAACAGCCTTTTGCCGTTTATCGTATTCCCGGTGAGGACACTCCCCGTTTGCTGACACAAGCGTCGGGAAGCGTCCGTCTGTTGTATGACCTTAAAGACTTGGACGGGGCACGCGGTTTCGTCATTGCACCGTTCCGTGCAAGCGAGTCGTGCCCGATTGTGCTGATACAGCCGGAGCAGTGGGGACAGCCTTTGCCGCTTGGCGAGTACGCGGAAGAGGAGCTGGAAGCTTTCCGGTTGCGTCAAGGCAGGGAAACATTTTCAGAAGCTTGCACGGAAGAGTACGAAGCATGCTTCCGGACATTTATAGAAGCCTTGCGCAGCAAGCAGTTTGACAAATTGGTCCTTTCCCGCAAATCCGTCATCGGGCAGTGCCCGGGTTTCTCTCCCTCGGCAGTGTTCCGTGCGGCATGCAAGCATTATATTCATTCTTATATATACTTATGCTATACGCCCCGGACAGGTGTCTGGATGGGTAGTACCCCTGAGATTATCTTATCCGGGGAGAAAAACGAGTGGAGCACCGTGGCATTGGCGGGAACCCAACCTTTGCAGGATGGCAGACTGCCGCAGGAATGGGGCGAGAAGAACCGGCAGGAGCAGGACTATGTGGTGTCTTATATCCGTCGGCAGCTTCTGTCATCGGGCATTCATCCCACGGAGAGCGGTCCGTATCCCGCTTATGCCGGAGCACTGTCGCACCTGAAAACGAGTTTCCGTTTCACCTTGAAAGATAACAACCGTTTGGGAAGCCTTCTGGAGCTTCTGCATCCGACCCCTGCCGTGTGCGGTCTGCCGAAAGAGGAGGCATACCGTTTTATACTGGACAACGAAGGGTATGACCGTCGTTATTATTCCGGTTTCATCGGGTGGCTCGACCCTGACGGCAAGACGGATTTATACGTGAACCTGCGGTGCATGCACATCGAAAACGGGCAGTTGTCTTTCTATGCCGGCGGCGGACTGCTGGCTTCTTCGGAACTGAATGACGAATGGCTGGAAACGGAAAAGAAGTTGCAGACCATGAAACGGTTGGTAAGCATGTCCCTATAA